In Yarrowia lipolytica chromosome 1F, complete sequence, a genomic segment contains:
- a CDS encoding uncharacterized protein (Compare to YALI0F02959g, similar to Saccharomyces cerevisiae QDR3 (YBR043C); ancestral locus Anc_3.245, similar to uniprot|P38227 Saccharomyces cerevisiae YBR043c) — MKEDRQPDLQPVHTHTSIASNESHPSLMPYHADSDHSQHHPSPTKLQHSESYSSRETNSPSPEAGSVVADGIASEKEETSSIKDPKAWRKFIVPKNERRGLLASVCVVPEVTDPRDYPSNIKWFLTGVVSLAAMAAPLGTSIMLPGIDDVAEGLNTTKNLVNISFGIYLLSLGVFPIYWSSLSEHFGRRSIYLISFALFTAFSIGCALSTSIGMLIGFRVLSGGAAGSVQSVGAGTISELFEARVRGKGLGIYYVGILVSPLVAPVIGGALVESLGWRAPQYLLLILGGVLTVAMLFCIPETLRISAEDREMWIRPKSKTKGQKINWWRKKKDLESEIEASGEAEDQEPELKNHHMLSTVIGDDPEPVLVEDDEDHHLHPIISHISQMSFGADVSETQSRSRRGSVASSRRKAVGGLELSRVASTESEKYRRMEMPKRINLDELSLGQKMYMFGVAPLKTLLFLRYPPVALAIVYASYVFFSLYILNMAIQIVYSEAPYNFKTIIVGLLYLPNSVGYIAASVGGGMWSDYIVKRAKDKNGGVMIPEERIAENILLAAILFPVSLLIFGWCAQYKTFWLCPLIGTFIFGFASMMIFGTNTTYLVDALPGKGSSGVALNNFVRMILAAVATFVADPMIRGLTVGWCFTLWALLSIVVAFSLVAIKIWGAHWRQTFDLSKIY, encoded by the coding sequence ATGAAGGAGGACCGCCAACCCGACCTTCAACCGGTGCATACGCACACTTCTATTGCATCCAACGAGTCCCACCCTTCGCTAATGCCCTATCATGCCGACTCGGACCACAGTCAACACCACCCCAGTCCAACCAAATTGCAACATAGCGAGTCTTACTCGTCGCGAGAAACCAACTCGCCGTCGCCAGAAGCCGGCTCTGTAGTTGCAGATGGCATAGCatcagaaaaagaagaaacaaGCTCGATaaaggaccccaaggctTGGAGGAAATTCATCGTGCCGAAAAACGAACGAAGAGGACTACTGGCTTCAGTATGCGTGGTTCCAGAAGTTACAGACCCCCGAGATTACCCCAGTAACATCAAATGGTTCCTCACGGGAGTAGTGTCGCTGGCTGCCATGGCTGCCCCTCTAGGTACGTCTATCATGCTTCCTGGTATCGATGATGTAGCCGAGGGACTGAATACCACCAAGAACCTGGTCAACATCTCCTTTGGTATCTACTTGCTGTCTCTAGGAGTGTTCCCCATTTACTGGTCATCTCTTTCCGAGCACTTTGGACGAAGATCCATCTATCTCATTTCTTTTGCTCTATTCACAGCATTTTCCATCGGATGTGCTTTGTCGACATCTATTGGAATGCTCATTGGCTTCCGAGTGCTGTCTGGAGGCGCTGCTGGCTCGGTCCAGAGCGTGGGGGCAGGCACCATCTCCGAGCTCTTTGAAGCAAGAGTCAGAGGCAAGGGCTTGGGTATCTACTACGTGGGAATTCTGGTTTCACCTCTGGTAGCTCCCGTTATCGGAGGAGCTCTGGTGGAGAGTCTGGGCTGGAGAGCTCCCCAATATCTGCTGCTTATTCTTGGCGGAGTTCTCACTGTTGCCATGCTGTTTTGCATTCCAGAAACGCTTCGAATCTCAGCTGAAGACAGAGAGATGTGGATTAGACCCAAGAGCAAGACCAAGGGCCAGAAAATCAActggtggaggaaaaagaaggatCTCGAGAGCGAGATTGAggcttctggagaagcagagGATCAAGAACCCGAGCTCAAAAACCACCATATGCTCAGTACAGTTATCGGAGACGACCCTGAGCCGGTTCTAGTTGAAGACGACGAAGACCACCACTTGCATCCCATAATCTCCCACATTTCGCAAATGTCGTTTGGAGCCGATGTAAGTGAGACTCAGTCTCGATCTAGACGAGGCTCAGTGGCTAGCTCCAGAAGAAAGGCAGTGGGCGGTCTTGAGCTTTCTAGAGTGGCTTCTACCGAATCTGAAAAGTACAGACGAATGGAAATGCCCAAGCGGATCAATTTGGACGAGCTGTCTCTGGGTCAAAAGATGTACATGTTTGGAGTGGCTCCTCTCAAGACTCTGCTCTTTCTCAGATACCCTCCTGTGGCTCTGGCCATCGTGTATGCCTCCTACGTCTTTTTCTCATTGTACATTCTTAACATGGCCATTCAGATTGTCTACTCCGAGGCTCCCTACAACTTCAAGACCATCATCGTCGGTCTTCTTTACCTGCCCAACTCGGTAGGATACATTGCTGCAtctgttggaggaggaatgTGGAGTGATTACATTGTGAAACgggccaaggacaagaacggTGGGGTCATGATTCCCGAGGAGAGAATTGCAGAAAATATTCTGTTGGCTGCAATCCTTTTCCCTGTGTCTCTACTTATCTTTGGGTGGTGTGCTCAATACAAGACCTTTTGGCTGTGTCCTTTGATCGGTACCTTCATCTTTGGATTTGCCTCCATGATGATATTTGGAACAAACACAACCTATCTTGTGGACGCACTTCCGGGCAAGGGCTCTTCCGGCGTGGCTCTCAACAACTTTGTGCGAATGATTCTTGCTGCTGTGGCGACCTTTGTGGCCGATCCCATGATCAGAGGGCTCACTGTCGGCTGGTGTTTTACTCTGTGGGCTCTGCTGAGTATCGTTGTGGCCTTTTCTCTTGTGGCCATCAAGATCTGGGGAGCCCATTGGCGTCAGACTTTTGACCTCTCTAAGATTTACTAG
- a CDS encoding uncharacterized protein (Compare to YALI0F02981g, similar to Saccharomyces cerevisiae HRD1 (YOL013C); ancestral locus Anc_6.45, uniprot|Q7ZA17 Yarrowia lipolytica Hrd1 protein weakly similar to uniprot|Q08109 Saccharomyces cerevisiae YOL013c HRD1 involved in degradation of HMG2P): MSSWRLILALVISTLVTCLMFAEALVVRPNFYSACISLTQSNSKKSVLLATILTHIFCARKLLMRIFYGELRAVEEQHTGEKLWYSGTEILFAIAVFHKELSQVHYASIFTFVWLVKSLHWVAEDRVDLLFTTGESDWAHVRYLSTLTVLCATDVYLLNSFYPHIDFDFSKFSTGVEQGIWVILALEIGLVLNSIALCHNKYLISMRERYFLRQNPNDETWTHKKDWLFAAEAASDLIQIAMFCIFFVLISSSHGMPIFKFRDAVVSVLNLVSRVKGYYNYRVLTRQVDSFTTTPSEDDLARNQTCIICFEDMELVEEPKQLVPKKLSCGHVLHNGCLKHWLERSKLCPTCRRNVFTAPEVVATTTVAQVTQVTVPVAPQVADHPAWVEQAVQSQSSSTSESSSNDAHAHHKLKLRQSAIEAGVHDSWEVFPTRRNNKNQVELCLGEGRWAVLETVY; this comes from the coding sequence ATGAGCTCGTGGCGATTAATACTCGCGCTGGTGATATCGAcgctggtcacgtgccttATGTTTGCCGAGGCGCTGGTGGTGCGTCCCAACTTCTACTCGGCCTGCATTTCACTCACCCAGtccaactccaagaagTCCGTCTTGCTGGCCACCATTCTCACACACATCTTTTGTGCGCGCAAGCTGCTAATGCGCATCTTCTACGGAGAGCTGCGGGCCGTCGAGGAGCAACACACTGGCGAAAAGCTGTGGTACTCGGGCACAGAGATTCTGTTTGCCATTGCTGTGTTCCACAAGGAGCTGTCCCAAGTCCACTACGCCTCCATCTTCACATTTGTGTGGCTGGTTAAGTCGCTGCACTGGGTGGCCGAGGACCGGGTTGATCTACTGTTCACCACAGGCGAGTCCGACTGGGCCCATGTCCGGTATCTCAGCACCCTGACGGTGTTGTGTGCCACCGACGTGTACCTGCTCAACTCCTTCTACCCGCACATTGACTTTGACTTCAGCAAGTTTTCCACCGGCGTGGAACAAGGCATCTGGGTGATTTTGGCACTGGAGATCGGCCTGGTGCTCAACTCCATTGCCCTGTGCCACAACAAGTACCTCATTTCCATGCGGGAACGGTACTTTTTGCGCCAGAACCCCAACGACGAGACCTGGACCCACAAGAAGGACTGGCTGTTTGCCGCCGAGGCTGCGTCAGACCTCATCCAGATCGCCATGTTCTGTATCTTCTTTGTTCTCATCTCGTCGTCCCACGGCATGCCCATCTTCAAGTTCCGAGACGCCGTGGTCTCCGTGCTCAATCTTGTTTCACGTGTCAAGGGCTACTACAACTACCGAGTTCTTACCCGGCAAGTCGACTCCTTCACCACTACGCCCAGTGAAGACGATTTGGCCCGAAACCAGACGTGCATCATCTGCTTTGAAGACATGGAGCTCgtggaggagcccaagCAACTGGTGCCTAAAAAGCTGTCGtgcggtcacgtgctcCACAACGGCTGTTTGAAGCACTGGCTCGAGAGGTCCAAGCTCTGTCCTACATGCCGACGAAACGTCTTCACTGCTCCAGAGGTGGTGGCCACCACTACCGTGGCCCAGGTTACACAAGTCACAGTTCCCGTGGCTCCGCAGGTTGCAGATCACCCCGCGTGGGTGGAGCAGGCTGTGCAGTCACAAAGCAGCTCTACCTCTGAGTCGTCATCAAACGACGCTCATGCCCACCACAAGCTCAAGCTCCGACAAAGTGCCATTGAGGCGGGTGTGCATGACTCGTGGGAAGTCTTTCCGACCCGGcgaaacaacaaaaaccaGGTGGAGCTGTGTTTGGGAGAGGGAAGATGGGCCGTTCTTGAAACTGTCTATTAG
- a CDS encoding uncharacterized protein (Compare to YALI0F03003g, similar to uniprot|Q7S5T3 Neurospora crassa NCU09779.1 hypothetical protein): MTLETPRPSLSPSPAPANDLFRPYYKSHRHISHEDALHSPDVFSSYKSYSSPHYTIQQEQFDAESVGLKNRFETFAQTQVDFAPPKHYYTVEELPGLLIYPNLMPPAVQSRLVTETIEQYLPPKEHLNNLDLFYDIPRPFNLFNNENPHAKILHREGGKPTSRDKIKNKQLRWVTLGGQYNWTTKAYPSFIPGTEGFPYFPKNLYELLSRPLFSINPEAAIINFYSPGDILSPHQDVAELSQDDLVSVSIGLDAIFYVGLNRYDDSENSLAPPLCLMLRSGDVIVMGGKSRHAYHGIGKVFSNTSPDLNSPYQDWLDTKRVNINVRQMLQ, encoded by the coding sequence ATGACCCTGGAAACACCACGGCCGTCGCTATCCCCGTCGCCAGCGCCAGCAAACGATCTCTTTAGACCATACTACAAATCACACCGACACATCAGCCATGAAGACGCACTACACAGCCCAGACGTGTTTTCATCCTACAAATCATACTCATCTCCACACTACACGATACAACAAGAGCAGTTTGATGCCGAATCAGTGGGTCTAAAAAACAGATTCGAGACCTTTGCACAGACGCAAGTTGACTTCGCTCCACCCAAACATTACTACACAGTCGAAGAACTTCCAGGGCTACTCATATACCCCAACCTGATGCCTCCAGCAGTCCAGTCACGCCTGGTGACAGAGACTATCGAGCAGTACCTACCACCAAAAGAACATCTCAATAACCTGGACTTGTTCTACGACATTCCGCGGCCTTTCAACCTATTCAACAACGAAAATCCTCACGCCAAAATACTACAtagagaaggaggaaagCCCACATCAAgagacaagatcaagaacAAACAGTTACGATGGGTCACCCTCGGAGGACAGTACAACTGGACTACAAAAGCGTACCCGAGCTTTATTCCCGGCACAGAAGGGTTCCCATATTTTCCCAAGAACCTCTACGAGCTTCTGAGCCGTCCTTTGTTCTCTATAAACCCCGAAGCTGCTATCATCAACTTCTACAGTCCCGGAGACATTCTCTCTCCTCACCAAGACGTAGCTGAACTGTCTCAAGACGACCTGGTCAGTGTGTCAATAGGCTTGGACGCAATTTTTTACGTGGGTCTCAACCGATACGATGACAGCGAAAACAGTCTGGCTCCTCCTCTCTGTCTCATGCTGAGGTCTGGAGATGTCATTGTTATGGGCGGCAAGTCGAGACATGCGTACCATGGCATTGGAAAGGTGTTTTCAAACACTTCTCCCGATTTGAATAGTCCGTACCAGGACTGGCTGGACACAAAGAGGGTGAATATCAATGTTCGGCAGATGCTACAGTGA
- a CDS encoding uncharacterized protein (Compare to YALI0F03025g, similar to uniprot|Q871U8 Neurospora crassa NCU06664.1 hypothetical protein 100H1.080 gene), giving the protein MDWLSEVQKLNDQNSQNVTRLNEEIDKLDLTLKKAQIVVGRAHTVAPTKFYLQPLLEDPIYAEIAEKCQELATTASQWQFYRYNNMYGGCFQRAVFVTLLRHFLANWVDTDMAIVVSNPSNWQSLVAATPLGPDLVSKQLGVPFLTELEAGNENTCHLTDYDYLLGIVTMINELSRLAFNSVTAIASYNESHDTKLPFVFPQYLLAFIKNTHAGLMVLNLKNDKLRRSYDSIKYDVKKVEEIIYDLTVRRLV; this is encoded by the coding sequence ATGGACTGGCTCAGTGAAGTGCAAAAGCTCAACGACCAGAACTCGCAGAACGTCACCCGGCTGAACGAAGAGATCGACAAGCTAGATCTGACGCTCAAGAAGGCTCAGATTGTAGTAGGACGAGCTCACACTGTGGCCCCCACCAAGTTTTATCTCCAGCCTCTGCTTGAAGACCCCATCTACGCAGAGATTGCAGAAAAGTGTCAGGAGCTGGCGACTACCGCGTCTCAATGGCAGTTTTACAGATACAACAACATGTACGGCGGCTGTTTCCAGCGggctgtgtttgtgacTCTGCTACGACACTTTCTGGCCAACTGGGTGGACACTGACATGGCTATTGTGGTCTCCAACCCCTCCAATTGGCAGTCACTGGTGGCCGCCACCCCCCTAGGACCTGATCTAGTGTCCAAGCAGCTTGGAGTGCCGTTTTTgaccgagctggaggctgGAAATGAAAACACGTGCCATCTGACCGACTACGACTACCTGCTGGGTATCGTGACCATGATCAACGAGCTTTCTCGACTTGCATTCAACTCCGTTACGGCCATTGCCTCGTATAACGAGAGCCACGACACCAAGTTGCCATTTGTGTTCCCTCAGTACCTTCTTGCATTCATTAAGAACACTCATGCTGGCCTCATGGTGCTGAATCTGAAGAATGATAAACTGCGAAGAAGTTATGATTCTATCAAATATGATGtgaagaaggtggaggagattaTCTATGATTTGACCGTGAGACGGTTGGTCTAA